One Ignavibacterium album JCM 16511 genomic region harbors:
- a CDS encoding lysylphosphatidylglycerol synthase transmembrane domain-containing protein — MTEPCKNNFVLSDQVVKYKSFIILSGKILIASGLLLYIISSVNFNEIIFAIYDADVSLIIPVLLISFLNLYLQYYKWKLTSSLILNNSDNRKVLYSLFHGFSAAVFTPARIGEYFGRAIVFKNHSLLKVTLATLLDKFFPLLIVAIFGSVSSVLFIHYFYEVSIYVTVSLFIVLFSLFYFVILVIFNEKFWDNFLFNKLKDSKRLSKYFEKFSVLRNLDKKYSAKMILLSILFYGSYIFQYAILVAAFSHNSSFLNYLWAGNLTMFSKTVIPPVSFSEFGIREGASVFFIQQFGESASVGFNASIFLFLINVLLPSLVGLILIFRKNDD, encoded by the coding sequence ATGACAGAGCCATGCAAAAATAATTTTGTATTGAGTGACCAGGTTGTAAAGTATAAAAGTTTTATAATTCTTTCAGGAAAGATATTAATCGCATCAGGACTACTTCTTTACATCATCAGCTCTGTTAATTTTAACGAAATTATCTTTGCAATTTATGATGCTGATGTTAGTTTGATAATTCCTGTCTTATTAATCAGCTTTTTGAATTTATATCTTCAATATTATAAGTGGAAGCTAACTTCATCTTTAATATTAAATAATTCGGATAATCGGAAAGTCCTTTATTCATTGTTCCATGGATTTTCTGCCGCGGTATTTACGCCAGCAAGAATAGGAGAATATTTTGGGAGGGCAATTGTATTTAAAAATCATTCTTTACTAAAAGTTACATTAGCAACATTACTGGATAAATTCTTTCCACTTTTAATTGTAGCAATTTTTGGTTCCGTATCGAGTGTATTGTTTATACATTATTTTTATGAAGTAAGTATTTATGTTACTGTAAGTTTGTTTATTGTTCTTTTTTCACTTTTCTATTTTGTGATATTAGTGATCTTCAATGAAAAGTTCTGGGATAATTTCCTTTTTAATAAACTTAAAGATTCAAAAAGATTATCGAAATATTTTGAAAAATTTTCTGTTCTTAGAAATCTTGACAAAAAATATTCAGCTAAGATGATTTTGCTTTCGATACTCTTTTATGGCAGTTACATTTTTCAGTATGCAATTTTAGTTGCTGCATTCTCGCACAACTCATCTTTTCTTAATTACCTCTGGGCAGGAAATCTCACAATGTTTTCTAAAACAGTAATTCCACCAGTAAGTTTTAGTGAATTCGGAATTCGTGAAGGTGCTTCGGTATTTTTTATTCAACAATTTGGTGAGTCCGCTTCAGTGGGTTTTAATGCTTCGATATTTTTATTTCTAATTAATGTCTTATTGCCGTCTTTAGTCGGTTTGATTCTAATCTTCAGAAAAAATGATGATTGA
- a CDS encoding radical SAM/SPASM domain-containing protein, with translation MKLEINLLKYFTIKRFINALSILTSFWLSRIIRKPIVLGMPISYSIEPTNHCNLKCPECPSGLGILTRPLGLLKTDDFKKWIDEIKETGFYVQLFFQGEPYINKNLPDMIRYAQDNKIYVSISTNGHFINENNVDKILESAPDKLIYSVDGLDEESYQNYRVGGTFAQVDSALRTLVRRKKELKQKKPFIEFQFIVMKQNEHLLEDVKRYCNEVGVDKLVFKTMQISSYENAVKFLPTNKKYRRYILENNSFRIKAEIKNHCFALWRTAVITWDGKLIPCCFDKDAEFSLGVLNGKSVKDIWLSENYNNFRQSILTDRKQNKMCTNCTEGLKINILEIEQ, from the coding sequence TTGAAATTGGAAATTAATCTCCTGAAATATTTTACAATCAAACGTTTCATCAATGCGTTGAGTATATTAACTTCATTTTGGTTATCACGTATTATCAGAAAACCAATTGTGTTGGGAATGCCAATCTCATATTCAATTGAGCCGACAAATCATTGCAACTTAAAATGTCCTGAATGTCCGAGTGGTCTTGGAATATTGACTCGTCCACTTGGCTTACTAAAAACTGATGACTTCAAAAAATGGATTGATGAAATTAAGGAAACAGGTTTTTATGTTCAGTTATTCTTTCAGGGTGAACCTTATATTAATAAAAATTTACCTGATATGATTAGATATGCACAGGACAATAAAATTTATGTATCAATTAGCACCAACGGTCATTTTATTAATGAAAATAATGTTGATAAAATTCTGGAATCAGCGCCTGATAAACTAATTTATTCAGTTGACGGGCTTGATGAAGAATCATATCAAAACTATCGTGTTGGAGGAACTTTTGCTCAGGTAGATTCGGCTTTGAGAACATTGGTCAGAAGAAAAAAAGAGCTTAAGCAGAAAAAACCTTTTATTGAATTTCAGTTTATTGTGATGAAACAAAATGAACATTTGCTTGAAGATGTAAAAAGATATTGTAATGAAGTTGGAGTTGATAAACTCGTATTTAAAACAATGCAAATCTCCTCTTATGAAAATGCTGTTAAATTTCTTCCAACAAATAAAAAATACAGGCGCTATATTTTAGAAAATAATTCATTCAGAATTAAAGCTGAGATTAAAAATCATTGCTTTGCTCTCTGGCGAACTGCAGTGATAACCTGGGATGGAAAACTTATTCCTTGCTGTTTTGATAAAGATGCTGAATTTTCTCTTGGTGTGCTTAATGGAAAATCAGTGAAAGACATTTGGTTATCAGAAAATTATAATAATTTTCGACAGTCGATTTTAACTGATAGAAAGCAAAACAAAATGTGCACAAACTGTACTGAAGGATTAAAAATCAATATTCTTGAAATTGAGCAATGA
- the bshC gene encoding bacillithiol biosynthesis cysteine-adding enzyme BshC, which yields MFINFGDIPKNYNLFLDYLYEFENVAEFYKYNFRDKERFPEVFKSILRKKTESHLIISELIANQYNNFTSTSEKTRKNIKLLSNSKTLAVVTGQQLGILGGPLYTIYKIITAIKLASNLNERYTDYNFVPVFWMESDDHDFNEVHHITVLNNENNLSTIKYKEDVSDDEIRSSVGNIVFDESLNDFFIQLEQSLRNTEFKDKIISKLKEIYQTGKTFKQSFRELLFWLFDEYGLVIFDPSQDEVKKVLKPIFLNEINNFRMHTQKLVSVSATLEEVYHAQVKVKPVNMFYHIENGRYSIEPVDEIFKLRRKRKQFSKEELIQEINEHPERFSPNVLLRPITQDYLFPTAFYVAGPSEISYFAQIHPLYEFFDIETPIIYPRSSATLVEKSVLTFMEKYDLSMRDVFLGVDHLKEKILSSVAENNIDLIFEDATKNINLIFDDLKEKLFAVDKTISDSTGRYREKVLSSLSELKSKSENAYESRFETILRQISKLSNLLYPNENLQERELNYFYFANKFGEEFYKKLFEELSVSEFEHQIIEI from the coding sequence ATGTTTATTAATTTTGGTGATATACCAAAAAACTACAATCTTTTTCTTGATTATTTATATGAATTTGAAAATGTCGCAGAATTCTATAAATATAATTTCAGAGATAAAGAAAGATTTCCGGAAGTATTTAAATCAATCCTCAGAAAGAAAACTGAGTCTCATCTTATTATTTCAGAGTTGATTGCTAATCAATATAATAATTTTACATCCACATCTGAAAAAACAAGGAAGAACATTAAACTACTTTCAAATTCCAAAACCTTGGCTGTTGTTACAGGTCAGCAGCTTGGAATTTTGGGTGGACCACTTTATACAATTTATAAAATAATAACTGCAATAAAATTAGCTTCAAATCTTAATGAGAGATACACTGATTACAATTTTGTTCCAGTTTTCTGGATGGAAAGCGATGACCACGACTTTAATGAAGTTCATCACATAACTGTTTTGAATAATGAAAACAATCTTTCAACTATCAAATACAAAGAAGATGTGAGTGATGATGAAATCCGTTCAAGTGTTGGTAATATAGTTTTCGATGAATCATTAAATGATTTTTTTATTCAATTAGAACAGAGTTTGCGTAACACGGAATTCAAAGACAAAATAATTTCAAAGCTGAAAGAAATTTATCAAACAGGAAAAACATTCAAGCAAAGTTTCCGAGAACTACTTTTCTGGCTATTCGACGAATATGGTTTGGTAATTTTTGATCCGTCACAGGATGAAGTTAAGAAAGTTTTAAAGCCAATATTTCTTAACGAAATTAATAATTTCAGAATGCACACTCAAAAACTTGTTTCTGTAAGTGCTACACTTGAAGAAGTATATCACGCTCAAGTGAAAGTGAAACCAGTTAATATGTTTTATCATATTGAAAACGGAAGATATTCAATTGAACCTGTTGATGAAATTTTTAAATTGAGAAGAAAAAGAAAACAGTTCTCGAAAGAAGAATTAATTCAGGAAATAAATGAGCATCCTGAAAGATTCAGTCCCAATGTTTTACTTCGACCAATTACACAGGATTATCTTTTCCCAACTGCATTTTATGTAGCCGGACCAAGTGAAATTTCATACTTCGCACAAATTCATCCTTTATATGAATTCTTTGACATTGAGACACCAATTATTTATCCGCGCTCATCTGCAACACTTGTAGAAAAATCTGTGTTAACTTTTATGGAAAAGTACGATCTTTCAATGAGGGATGTATTTCTTGGCGTTGATCATCTGAAAGAAAAAATTCTTTCATCAGTTGCAGAGAACAATATTGATTTAATTTTTGAAGATGCTACGAAAAATATTAATCTGATTTTTGACGATCTTAAAGAAAAACTTTTTGCAGTGGATAAAACAATTTCTGATTCAACAGGCAGATATCGTGAGAAAGTTTTATCCTCATTGAGTGAATTAAAATCAAAATCAGAAAATGCTTATGAGTCAAGGTTTGAAACTATTTTACGACAAATATCAAAGCTATCAAATCTTTTATATCCGAATGAAAACCTACAAGAACGCGAGTTAAATTATTTTTACTTTGCTAACAAGTTTGGTGAAGAATTTTATAAAAAGCTTTTTGAAGAATTGTCAGTTTCTGAATTTGAACATCAAATAATTGAAATCTGA
- the aroA gene encoding 3-phosphoshikimate 1-carboxyvinyltransferase, with translation MKRFFSKIKTVKGELNFAGDKSISHRAIFFSSMAEGKSLIKNISLSEDVKSTKNIFSQLGVKFLEDESGLIVEGKGKRKFIPPANALDCGNSGTTARLLSGLLIAQDFSSVIIGDESLSKRPMKRIIEPLRQMGGNLESINFNLPIKIFPADSLNSIEYQLPVASAQVKSAILIAGLHLSEKTKVIEKFITRDHTERMLGLPVIKSDNLIVISSSEKFYPTEKDYFIPGDVSSSAFFIVLALLSKNSELVIKDVSLNPTRTGFLDILKKMNADIKIENEKQSSNEPYGDIIVHSSDLKNITVDSSIIPNIIDEIPILSVAGVFAEGNFEIRNCEELRYKESDRIKAICENLKLTGLEVEEFTDGFRISGKIKNAQVNFNSFNDHRIAMAFSVLSMLIGNECSVEGIECVGISNPNFYEQMEAIKN, from the coding sequence ATGAAAAGGTTTTTTAGCAAAATTAAAACTGTAAAAGGCGAATTAAATTTTGCCGGAGACAAATCTATATCTCATCGCGCAATTTTCTTTTCTTCAATGGCGGAGGGAAAATCTTTAATAAAAAATATTTCCTTAAGTGAAGATGTAAAATCAACTAAGAACATTTTTAGTCAGTTAGGAGTAAAATTTTTAGAAGATGAATCAGGGCTGATAGTAGAAGGTAAAGGGAAACGAAAATTCATTCCACCTGCAAATGCTTTAGACTGCGGTAATTCCGGAACAACTGCAAGATTATTGTCAGGATTACTTATCGCACAGGATTTTTCTTCGGTTATTATTGGAGATGAATCACTTAGCAAAAGACCGATGAAAAGAATAATTGAACCATTGAGGCAAATGGGAGGAAATTTAGAATCCATAAATTTCAATTTGCCAATTAAAATTTTCCCTGCTGATTCACTTAACTCAATCGAATATCAATTACCTGTTGCAAGTGCTCAGGTTAAAAGTGCAATTCTGATTGCCGGCTTGCATTTGAGTGAAAAGACAAAAGTGATTGAAAAATTTATTACACGAGATCACACTGAACGAATGCTTGGTTTACCGGTTATCAAATCTGATAATTTAATAGTCATTTCATCATCTGAAAAATTTTATCCGACTGAGAAAGATTATTTTATTCCTGGCGATGTTTCTTCTTCAGCATTTTTTATTGTGCTAGCTCTCTTAAGTAAAAATTCGGAGTTGGTAATCAAAGATGTTTCTCTCAATCCAACACGAACCGGATTTCTTGACATTCTTAAGAAAATGAATGCTGATATAAAAATTGAAAATGAAAAGCAATCCAGCAATGAACCTTACGGAGATATAATTGTACATTCTTCCGATCTTAAAAATATCACTGTTGATAGTTCCATTATTCCAAACATAATTGATGAAATTCCGATTTTGAGTGTTGCCGGAGTTTTTGCTGAAGGAAATTTTGAAATAAGGAATTGTGAAGAATTACGCTACAAAGAATCAGACAGAATAAAAGCAATCTGTGAGAATCTTAAATTAACCGGACTAGAAGTTGAAGAATTTACTGATGGTTTTCGAATCTCAGGAAAAATTAAAAATGCACAAGTGAACTTTAACTCATTTAATGATCACAGAATAGCAATGGCATTTTCTGTTTTATCAATGTTAATTGGGAATGAATGTTCTGTTGAAGGAATTGAGTGTGTCGGAATATCCAATCCAAATTTCTACGAACAAATGGAAGCAATAAAAAATTAG
- a CDS encoding TrmH family RNA methyltransferase, translating into MKEFKSEKRLIKITNTLKRRQYDLMVVLENIHDPHNVSAIFRTCDAVGIPKVSLVYTKEKFPKIGKKSSASAFKWVEKQKFTSIDSCYSELRKNGFKIYASSICSDSKSIYEIDFTGKVAIVLGNEHRGVSEKADKLADERIMIPMFGMVQSLNVSVAAAIILYEAARQRIHKGEYEETQLKESELEKLVEQWCKK; encoded by the coding sequence GTGAAAGAATTCAAATCTGAAAAAAGATTAATTAAGATTACTAATACACTTAAAAGACGTCAGTATGATTTAATGGTTGTCCTTGAAAATATTCACGACCCACATAATGTAAGTGCAATTTTCCGTACTTGTGATGCTGTAGGTATTCCAAAGGTTTCTCTTGTTTACACAAAAGAAAAATTTCCAAAGATTGGAAAGAAGTCTTCTGCTTCTGCATTCAAATGGGTTGAAAAACAAAAATTTACTTCAATTGATTCCTGTTATTCTGAATTAAGAAAAAATGGATTTAAAATTTATGCTTCATCAATTTGTTCTGATTCTAAAAGTATTTATGAAATTGATTTTACAGGTAAAGTAGCAATCGTTTTGGGAAATGAGCATCGTGGAGTTTCTGAAAAAGCAGATAAGTTAGCCGATGAAAGAATTATGATTCCCATGTTTGGAATGGTACAAAGTCTTAATGTTTCTGTTGCTGCTGCAATTATTCTTTATGAAGCAGCAAGGCAGAGGATTCACAAAGGGGAATATGAAGAAACTCAACTCAAAGAATCAGAACTCGAAAAGTTAGTTGAACAGTGGTGTAAAAAATGA
- a CDS encoding type II toxin-antitoxin system HicB family antitoxin — translation MVVDIVIKKAIDGFSAEIPSIKGCESWAHDEETALEKILELASFYLKLPKDKFKLDKARKEEDTIIYKLIFHKS, via the coding sequence ATGGTTGTTGATATTGTAATTAAAAAAGCAATCGACGGCTTCTCTGCTGAAATCCCTTCAATCAAAGGATGTGAAAGCTGGGCTCACGATGAAGAAACTGCTCTTGAAAAAATTCTTGAATTAGCTTCATTTTATCTCAAGCTTCCAAAAGATAAATTCAAACTTGATAAAGCAAGAAAAGAAGAAGATACTATCATTTACAAATTAATTTTTCATAAGAGTTAA
- the deoC gene encoding deoxyribose-phosphate aldolase, giving the protein MNLPDLLEKEIAKMIDHTLLKPDATESEIKKLCDEAREFDFASVCVNPCWVDFCYNQLKETNVKVCTVIGFPLGANHTNTKLQEAETAIADGAEEIDMVINIGQLKSRNYDYVFNEIEKITYIAKRSLALTKVIIETCLLTDEEKFIASILSKEAQADFVKTSTGFSKGGATIYDVALMNFAIEGKLKVKASGGVRSKDDALKMIAAGASRIGTSSGVKIIQGEKGSSDY; this is encoded by the coding sequence ATGAATCTTCCTGATCTTTTAGAAAAAGAAATCGCTAAGATGATTGATCATACTCTTCTAAAACCTGATGCTACAGAATCAGAAATAAAAAAACTCTGTGATGAAGCCAGAGAATTTGATTTCGCTTCGGTTTGTGTGAATCCATGTTGGGTTGATTTTTGTTATAACCAACTTAAAGAAACAAATGTTAAAGTTTGCACAGTGATTGGTTTTCCACTTGGTGCAAATCACACAAATACAAAATTGCAGGAAGCAGAAACCGCTATTGCTGATGGTGCAGAAGAAATTGATATGGTAATAAACATCGGACAACTTAAATCAAGAAATTATGATTATGTATTTAATGAAATTGAAAAAATCACATACATCGCTAAAAGAAGTCTTGCTTTAACAAAAGTAATCATTGAAACCTGTCTTCTTACTGATGAAGAAAAATTTATTGCATCAATACTTAGCAAAGAAGCGCAAGCTGATTTTGTAAAAACTTCAACAGGTTTTTCTAAAGGTGGTGCGACCATTTATGATGTGGCTTTAATGAATTTTGCAATTGAAGGAAAATTAAAAGTTAAAGCAAGTGGTGGAGTTCGTTCAAAAGATGATGCATTAAAAATGATTGCTGCTGGTGCCAGCAGAATCGGAACAAGCAGTGGTGTAAAAATTATTCAAGGCGAAAAGGGAAGTTCAGATTATTGA
- the folD gene encoding bifunctional methylenetetrahydrofolate dehydrogenase/methenyltetrahydrofolate cyclohydrolase FolD, translating into MQLIDGKKIASDIRKELKEKIDKLKAERKNVPGLVAIIVGDNPASKIYVASKSKACEEIGMRTKVEKFPATFHEKELIDVIEKYNADKDYHGILVQLPLPKHINENKIIETISPHKDVDGFHPMSVGNLVIGKETFVSCTPAGIQELLKRYYINTRGKHVVVVGRSNIVGKPIANLMLQKNDYANSIVTVCHSATPDLSYYTKQADILIAAIGQPEMIKGDMVKEGVVVIDVGINRIEDKASSKGYRIVGDVAFDEVAPKSSYITPVPGGVGPMTIAMLLSNTYKAFKLYGE; encoded by the coding sequence ATGCAATTGATTGACGGTAAAAAAATAGCTTCGGACATCAGAAAAGAACTAAAAGAAAAAATTGATAAGCTAAAAGCTGAGAGAAAGAATGTTCCCGGACTTGTAGCGATAATTGTCGGAGATAATCCGGCATCAAAGATTTATGTTGCAAGTAAAAGTAAAGCGTGCGAAGAAATAGGAATGAGAACAAAAGTTGAAAAATTTCCAGCGACTTTTCATGAAAAAGAGTTGATTGATGTAATTGAAAAGTATAATGCTGATAAAGATTATCACGGAATATTAGTTCAACTCCCTTTGCCAAAACACATTAATGAAAATAAAATTATCGAAACCATTTCTCCGCATAAGGATGTTGATGGTTTTCATCCAATGAGTGTTGGTAATCTTGTTATTGGAAAAGAAACTTTTGTTTCCTGTACTCCGGCAGGCATTCAGGAGTTGCTGAAACGATATTATATCAACACACGAGGCAAACATGTAGTTGTTGTTGGAAGAAGCAACATTGTCGGTAAACCAATTGCAAATCTTATGCTTCAAAAAAATGATTATGCAAATTCAATCGTTACGGTTTGTCACTCAGCAACACCAGATCTTTCATATTATACGAAACAGGCTGATATTCTTATTGCAGCAATCGGTCAACCTGAAATGATTAAAGGAGATATGGTTAAAGAAGGTGTTGTTGTGATTGATGTTGGAATAAATCGTATTGAAGATAAGGCATCATCAAAAGGTTATCGAATCGTAGGTGATGTCGCTTTCGATGAAGTTGCTCCGAAATCATCTTACATAACTCCTGTACCTGGTGGTGTTGGTCCTATGACAATAGCGATGTTGCTCAGTAATACTTACAAAGCATTTAAACTTTATGGTGAATAG
- a CDS encoding DNA-methyltransferase encodes MLKHPLPRLDKDDELKNLLLPYCRFSVGTIWIDKLSGHKIACGDATNINFVQSLFENKKASLAIHDPPYNFIAFKKSEVQQFIEWSKKWIEITYEYLKANSSLYIWLGADQKNNFQPLSSFIEMMSSTKFKSRSFITMRNQRGFGTQKNWMAIRQELLFYKKGNPYFNVEAEYTDIPKVLKGYYKSVSGKLTENLERSKSENIRAGNVWIDIQQVFYRMGENVNGCYAQKPLKAIERIIQASSKKNDIVFDCFAHSGTTLIASEKLKRKCFTIDIEPVFCEISLRRLEKFRYEGKTGWQNSNPFANEIQNDKKLKTYLNKKYKLEY; translated from the coding sequence ATGCTGAAACACCCGCTTCCAAGACTTGATAAAGATGATGAATTAAAAAATCTGCTTTTACCATATTGCAGATTTTCTGTTGGAACTATTTGGATTGATAAACTTTCAGGTCATAAAATTGCTTGTGGAGATGCAACAAATATAAATTTTGTTCAGAGTCTTTTTGAAAATAAAAAAGCTTCCTTAGCCATTCACGATCCACCTTATAATTTTATTGCATTTAAGAAATCAGAAGTTCAGCAATTTATCGAATGGAGTAAAAAGTGGATTGAAATTACATACGAATATCTCAAAGCGAATTCTTCACTTTACATCTGGCTTGGAGCAGATCAGAAAAATAATTTTCAACCATTAAGCTCTTTCATCGAAATGATGTCATCAACAAAATTCAAATCCAGAAGTTTTATTACAATGCGTAATCAAAGGGGATTTGGAACACAAAAAAACTGGATGGCAATCAGACAGGAATTATTATTTTACAAAAAAGGCAATCCTTATTTTAATGTTGAAGCAGAATACACAGATATTCCAAAAGTGCTCAAAGGTTATTATAAAAGTGTAAGTGGTAAATTGACTGAAAACCTTGAAAGAAGTAAATCCGAAAATATTCGTGCAGGAAATGTTTGGATTGATATTCAACAAGTGTTTTATAGGATGGGAGAGAATGTTAATGGCTGTTATGCACAGAAGCCATTAAAAGCAATTGAAAGAATTATTCAAGCTAGTAGCAAAAAGAACGACATCGTTTTTGATTGTTTTGCTCACTCGGGTACCACTTTAATCGCATCTGAAAAACTAAAGAGGAAATGTTTTACAATAGATATAGAACCTGTTTTTTGCGAAATTAGTCTCAGACGATTAGAAAAATTTCGCTACGAAGGTAAAACAGGTTGGCAAAATTCAAATCCTTTTGCAAATGAAATTCAAAATGATAAGAAACTTAAAACTTATCTTAATAAAAAATATAAATTAGAATATTAG